A section of the Amycolatopsis sp. AA4 genome encodes:
- a CDS encoding ATP-dependent acyl-CoA ligase, with translation MTPLQQVDTLVALVARAAQLWPERTAWIFDSTDTRFTFAEVDDRSGRLAKALHDEGIRAGDRVAVMLRNEPEFPLLWLALAKLGAVLVPVNINYREFDGAHVLRHSGARLAVAAEEFVELLEKIAPETAVERVVTPDALKSETRYEPESVVAEQPVNIQYTSGTTGAPKGCVLPHRYWTTLAIGLATDFPAVGEDDVLLTAQPFHYIDPQWNVALALAAGATLVVLDRFHPSTFWEKVREHEVTWFYCLGLMPTLLLRQPPHPDDRNHRVRAISASAIPPDLHAQLEQRWGVPWYEAFGMTETGGDIRVSESDHDAAVGAGCIGRPTRDREVMIAGPDGKPLPRGETGELLIRGIGLMHGYHEDPEATARAFAGGWFHTGDLARMDAEGRVYYLGRTKDMIRRSGENISADEVERALLQHPKVRLAAVLAVPDDLRGEEVKAYVVCGEDRPSPEELAEFCAQQLAYFKVPRFWTFADDLPRTPSERVAKGELRKVADLRAGSWDRSTGEWL, from the coding sequence CCGCGCAGCTCTGGCCGGAGCGCACCGCGTGGATCTTCGACAGCACCGATACCCGGTTCACCTTCGCCGAGGTCGACGACCGCAGCGGACGCCTGGCGAAAGCGCTCCACGACGAAGGCATCCGGGCCGGCGATCGCGTCGCGGTGATGCTCCGCAATGAGCCGGAATTCCCGCTCCTGTGGCTCGCGCTCGCCAAACTCGGCGCAGTTCTGGTCCCGGTCAACATCAACTACCGCGAATTCGACGGCGCCCACGTCCTGCGCCACTCCGGCGCGCGCCTCGCGGTGGCCGCCGAAGAGTTCGTGGAACTGCTGGAGAAAATCGCGCCGGAAACGGCCGTGGAACGCGTCGTCACGCCGGACGCGCTGAAGTCGGAAACGCGGTACGAACCGGAATCGGTGGTCGCCGAGCAGCCGGTGAACATCCAGTACACCTCCGGCACCACCGGCGCGCCGAAGGGCTGCGTGCTGCCGCACCGCTACTGGACCACGCTCGCGATCGGACTCGCCACCGACTTTCCCGCCGTCGGCGAGGACGACGTCCTGCTTACCGCGCAACCGTTCCACTACATTGATCCACAGTGGAACGTCGCGCTCGCGCTGGCCGCCGGGGCGACGCTCGTCGTGCTGGACCGGTTCCACCCCTCCACGTTCTGGGAGAAGGTCCGCGAGCACGAGGTCACCTGGTTCTACTGCCTCGGCCTGATGCCGACGCTGCTGCTGCGCCAGCCGCCGCATCCGGACGACCGGAACCACCGCGTCCGCGCGATCAGCGCGTCGGCGATCCCGCCCGACCTGCACGCTCAGCTGGAGCAGCGCTGGGGCGTGCCGTGGTACGAGGCGTTCGGGATGACCGAGACCGGCGGCGACATCCGGGTCTCCGAGTCCGATCACGACGCCGCGGTGGGCGCCGGCTGCATCGGACGGCCGACCCGCGACCGCGAGGTGATGATCGCCGGACCGGACGGGAAACCGTTGCCGCGCGGGGAAACCGGCGAACTGCTGATCCGCGGCATCGGGCTCATGCACGGCTACCACGAGGATCCCGAAGCGACCGCGCGCGCCTTCGCCGGCGGCTGGTTCCACACCGGCGACCTCGCGCGGATGGACGCCGAGGGCCGCGTCTACTATCTCGGCCGCACCAAGGACATGATCCGCCGCAGCGGCGAGAACATCTCCGCCGACGAGGTCGAGCGCGCGCTCCTGCAGCATCCGAAAGTACGGCTCGCGGCCGTGCTCGCGGTGCCGGACGACCTGCGCGGCGAGGAAGTGAAGGCGTACGTCGTGTGCGGCGAGGACCGGCCGTCGCCCGAGGAGCTGGCGGAGTTCTGCGCGCAGCAACTGGCGTACTTCAAGGTGCCGAGGTTCTGGACGTTCGCCGACGACCTGCCGCGCACGCCGTCCGAACGCGTCGCGAAGGGCGAACTGCGGAAGGTCGCCGACCTCCGCGCCGGATCCTGGGACCGCAGCACCGGGGAGTGGCTGTGA
- a CDS encoding TetR/AcrR family transcriptional regulator → MSSAERVRAAAVKLFASKGFHGTGIRDLAQEAELSSASLYHYMGTKEDLLVEIMTTSLHRLIDAVAKATAGSDDPVVRMRTLVALHVLAHAAQPGETRVVDNEVDALSAPARARVVALRDEYERFWAKAIEDGAAANVFHTAHPTVTRLALLEMCSGVARWYSPKGPLRLEDLATHYAELALRALGHPVAVRAHDLRQCLEVVAQVWDLPVQEGF, encoded by the coding sequence GTGAGCAGCGCCGAACGCGTACGAGCGGCGGCCGTGAAACTGTTCGCCAGCAAGGGTTTCCACGGCACAGGCATTCGGGATCTGGCCCAGGAGGCCGAACTTTCTTCGGCGAGCCTCTACCACTACATGGGCACCAAGGAAGATCTTCTCGTCGAGATCATGACGACCTCGCTGCACCGCCTGATCGACGCGGTCGCGAAGGCCACCGCGGGCAGCGACGATCCGGTGGTCCGGATGCGCACGCTGGTCGCGCTGCACGTCCTCGCCCACGCCGCCCAGCCGGGCGAAACCCGGGTGGTGGACAACGAAGTCGACGCGCTTTCGGCTCCGGCGCGTGCCCGGGTCGTCGCGCTGCGGGACGAATACGAGCGGTTCTGGGCGAAGGCGATCGAAGACGGCGCCGCGGCAAACGTGTTCCACACCGCACACCCGACCGTGACGCGGCTCGCTTTGCTGGAAATGTGCAGCGGCGTGGCCAGGTGGTATTCCCCGAAGGGCCCGCTTCGGCTGGAAGACCTGGCCACGCACTACGCGGAGCTGGCATTACGGGCGCTCGGACATCCGGTCGCGGTGCGTGCGCACGACCTCCGGCAATGCCTCGAAGTGGTCGCCCAGGTGTGGGACTTGCCTGTCCAAGAGGGCTTTTAG
- a CDS encoding 4'-phosphopantetheinyl transferase superfamily protein: MTEIVVRWSEPLPAEDRYLKLLDDLERGRYDAYRLEIDQRRFLTGRVLAKTLVAERLGGAAESVRFDATCEDCGKPHGRPRVPGSDLVLSISHSGNLIGLAVTDGVPVGLDVETASRKADASLVEYALSPAEREAVAGLSDEERSAAFFIYWTRKEAVMKATGKGLKIPLQSITFSRYDAPAELVTSGDEALDPARTRLADLKAADGHRAAVAALTSDSLSLTEEHWLP, encoded by the coding sequence GTGACCGAAATCGTGGTGCGCTGGTCCGAACCGCTGCCTGCGGAGGACCGCTACCTGAAGCTGCTCGACGACCTGGAGAGAGGCCGCTACGACGCGTACCGGCTCGAAATCGACCAGCGCCGCTTCCTGACCGGCCGGGTGCTCGCGAAAACCCTCGTCGCGGAACGGCTCGGCGGCGCGGCGGAGTCCGTGCGCTTCGACGCGACCTGCGAAGACTGCGGCAAACCGCACGGCCGTCCGCGCGTGCCGGGCTCGGACCTCGTGCTGTCGATCTCGCATTCGGGCAATCTGATCGGTCTCGCGGTCACTGACGGGGTGCCGGTAGGCCTCGACGTCGAAACGGCCAGCCGGAAGGCGGACGCCTCGCTCGTGGAGTACGCGCTGAGCCCAGCCGAACGGGAGGCCGTCGCGGGCCTGTCGGACGAGGAGCGTTCCGCGGCTTTCTTCATCTACTGGACGCGCAAGGAAGCGGTGATGAAGGCCACCGGCAAGGGCCTGAAGATCCCGCTCCAGAGCATCACGTTCTCCCGCTACGACGCCCCGGCCGAGCTGGTGACGTCCGGCGACGAAGCACTCGACCCGGCGCGGACCCGCCTCGCCGACCTCAAAGCGGCTGACGGCCATCGCGCGGCGGTCGCGGCGTTGACCTCGGACAGCCTGAGCCTCACTGAGGAGCACTGGCTGCCGTAA
- a CDS encoding isochorismate synthase MenF: MTTSTAPATPAETTVRYQRGDFLFATARRALLARGALGTVTDADPRRLARSAAAELDRSGVPLAVGVLPFDTGPGAASPGHLVLPRTVHRAQTGAETPPAPPAADLPAPAATRRLPSADGHRENVRAAVAALRDRDLRKAVLARALELEFAEPIPVEGIVRNLARGNPRHFTYAAELPGGRTLVGATPELLLSRAGDSVFTTPHAGSMPRSADPETDRANGEALLASAKDREEHDLVIDYVVESLRPFCRKLDVPAGPELVSTPAIWHLRTSITGELADRSVTALDLAAAMHPTPAVCGTPTVPARDLVQELEPFDRGYYAGAVGWVDASGDGEWAVAIRCAEVASRSMRLFAGGGIVPASDPDVEYRETIAKFRTLLGAMGLDDSAS; the protein is encoded by the coding sequence GTGACGACCAGTACCGCGCCGGCGACCCCGGCCGAGACCACCGTCCGCTACCAGCGCGGCGACTTCCTGTTCGCGACCGCCCGGCGCGCCCTGCTCGCCCGCGGTGCGCTCGGGACCGTCACCGACGCCGACCCGCGCCGCCTGGCCCGCTCGGCAGCCGCCGAGCTGGACCGGTCCGGCGTGCCGCTCGCCGTCGGCGTGCTGCCGTTCGACACCGGACCCGGCGCTGCCTCGCCGGGGCACCTCGTGCTGCCCCGGACGGTGCATCGCGCCCAGACGGGCGCCGAGACCCCGCCCGCGCCGCCCGCCGCCGACCTGCCCGCTCCCGCGGCCACCCGGCGGCTTCCGTCCGCGGACGGCCATCGCGAGAACGTGCGTGCCGCCGTCGCCGCTCTGCGCGACCGTGACCTGCGCAAAGCCGTGCTGGCCCGCGCGCTCGAACTCGAATTCGCCGAGCCGATCCCGGTCGAGGGGATCGTCCGCAACCTCGCGCGCGGCAACCCGCGCCACTTCACGTACGCCGCCGAACTGCCCGGCGGCCGCACCCTCGTCGGGGCCACCCCTGAGCTGCTGCTTTCCCGCGCCGGCGACTCCGTGTTCACGACCCCGCACGCCGGGTCGATGCCGCGTTCGGCCGACCCCGAGACCGACCGGGCCAACGGCGAAGCCCTCCTCGCGTCCGCGAAGGACCGGGAGGAGCACGATCTGGTGATCGACTACGTCGTGGAGTCGCTGCGGCCGTTCTGCCGGAAACTCGACGTCCCCGCGGGCCCTGAGCTGGTCTCCACGCCCGCGATCTGGCACCTCCGGACGTCCATCACCGGCGAGCTGGCGGACCGCTCAGTGACCGCTCTCGACCTCGCCGCCGCGATGCACCCGACGCCCGCCGTCTGCGGCACCCCGACCGTCCCCGCGCGCGACCTGGTGCAGGAACTGGAACCGTTCGACCGCGGCTACTACGCGGGCGCGGTCGGCTGGGTAGACGCGTCGGGAGACGGCGAATGGGCGGTCGCGATCCGGTGCGCCGAGGTGGCCTCGCGCTCGATGCGGCTGTTCGCGGGCGGCGGGATCGTGCCCGCGTCGGATCCGGATGTCGAGTACCGGGAGACGATCGCGAAGTTCCGCACGCTGCTGGGGGCGATGGGGCTGGACGACAGCGCGTCGTGA
- the mihF gene encoding integration host factor, actinobacterial type: MALPTLTPEQRAEALAKAAEARKARSELLASIKSGKESIESVLKQAKENKTIGKTKVTQLLKAVPGLGAVKVAALLEQAGIDPDRRAAGLGERQREALIDALK, encoded by the coding sequence TTGGCTCTGCCCACGTTGACTCCGGAGCAGCGCGCCGAGGCCCTCGCCAAGGCGGCAGAGGCTCGTAAGGCGCGCTCGGAGCTGCTCGCTTCGATCAAGTCCGGCAAGGAGAGCATCGAGTCGGTGCTCAAGCAGGCCAAGGAGAACAAGACCATCGGCAAGACGAAGGTCACGCAGCTCCTCAAGGCGGTGCCCGGCCTGGGCGCGGTCAAGGTCGCCGCACTGCTCGAGCAGGCGGGGATCGACCCCGACCGCCGGGCCGCCGGCCTCGGCGAACGGCAGCGCGAAGCGCTGATCGACGCGCTCAAGTAA
- a CDS encoding long-chain fatty acid--CoA ligase — MLSTMQDGQLSLAKLLRHGTKVHAKSEVVTWTGSEARRETYAELGKHAARLANALRGLGVTGDQRVGTFMWNNAEHLAAYLAVPAMGAVLHTLNIRLFPEQLVFVANHAEDHVIIVDGTLVPLLASNLPGMKTVKHVVVANGDASALTAPEGVTVHSYDELLAAQSDEFDWPEIDERSAAAMCYTSGTTGDPKGVVYSHRSIWLHSMQVCMTDSMRLAQEDLALAIVPMFHAMSWGLPYAAMMVGASLLMPDRFLQPAPIAALLAAEKPTFAAAVPTIWQGLLAHLDANPQDISHVREVVVGGSAAPPSLMHAFEERYHVPILHAWGMTETSPLGSVARPPASATGEERWAYRYTQGRFPASVAARLIGDNGEELPWDNEAVGELEVSGPWIAGAYHGGSDIDPEKFHDGWLRTGDVGKISPDGFLTLTDRAKDVIKSGGEWISSVDLENAVMGHPAVAEAAVVGIPDEKWDERPLVAVVVKEGQQATAEELRDYLSDKVAKWQLPENWTFVEEVPKTSVGKFDKKRLRASYSEGKLDISHL, encoded by the coding sequence ATGTTGAGCACGATGCAGGACGGACAGCTGTCGCTCGCGAAGCTGCTGCGCCACGGCACGAAGGTGCACGCGAAGAGCGAAGTCGTCACCTGGACCGGTTCAGAAGCCCGCCGGGAGACCTATGCGGAGCTCGGCAAGCACGCCGCCCGGCTGGCGAACGCGCTGCGCGGCCTCGGCGTCACCGGCGACCAGCGAGTCGGCACGTTCATGTGGAACAACGCCGAGCACCTCGCCGCCTACCTGGCAGTGCCCGCCATGGGCGCGGTGCTGCACACGCTGAACATCCGGCTGTTCCCGGAGCAGCTGGTCTTCGTGGCGAACCACGCGGAAGACCACGTCATCATCGTCGACGGCACGCTCGTGCCGCTGCTCGCGAGCAACCTGCCGGGGATGAAGACGGTCAAGCACGTAGTCGTGGCCAACGGCGACGCGTCCGCGCTGACCGCGCCCGAGGGCGTCACCGTGCACTCCTACGACGAGCTGCTCGCCGCGCAGTCCGACGAGTTCGACTGGCCGGAGATCGACGAGCGGTCCGCGGCCGCGATGTGCTACACGTCCGGCACCACGGGCGACCCGAAGGGCGTCGTCTACTCGCACCGGTCGATCTGGCTGCACTCGATGCAGGTCTGCATGACCGACAGCATGCGGCTCGCCCAGGAGGACCTGGCGCTCGCCATCGTGCCGATGTTCCACGCGATGTCGTGGGGCCTGCCGTACGCGGCGATGATGGTCGGCGCGTCGCTGCTCATGCCGGACCGGTTCCTGCAGCCCGCCCCGATCGCCGCGCTGCTGGCCGCGGAGAAGCCGACCTTCGCCGCCGCGGTGCCGACGATCTGGCAGGGCCTGCTCGCCCACCTGGACGCGAACCCGCAGGACATCAGCCACGTGCGCGAGGTGGTCGTCGGCGGGTCGGCCGCCCCGCCGTCGCTGATGCACGCCTTCGAGGAGCGCTACCACGTGCCGATCCTGCACGCATGGGGCATGACCGAGACGTCGCCGCTGGGCAGCGTCGCGCGTCCGCCGGCCAGCGCGACCGGCGAGGAGCGCTGGGCCTACCGCTACACCCAGGGCCGCTTCCCGGCGTCCGTCGCGGCCCGGCTGATCGGCGACAACGGCGAGGAACTGCCGTGGGACAACGAGGCGGTCGGCGAGCTGGAGGTGTCCGGTCCGTGGATCGCGGGCGCCTACCACGGCGGCTCCGACATCGACCCGGAGAAGTTCCACGACGGCTGGCTGCGCACCGGCGACGTCGGCAAGATCAGCCCGGACGGCTTCCTGACGCTGACCGACCGCGCCAAGGACGTGATCAAGTCCGGCGGCGAATGGATCTCGTCGGTGGACCTGGAGAACGCGGTGATGGGCCATCCGGCGGTCGCCGAGGCGGCGGTGGTCGGCATCCCGGACGAGAAATGGGACGAACGCCCGCTGGTCGCCGTCGTGGTGAAGGAGGGCCAGCAGGCCACCGCCGAGGAACTGCGCGACTACCTGTCGGACAAGGTCGCGAAGTGGCAGCTGCCGGAGAACTGGACGTTCGTGGAGGAGGTGCCCAAGACGAGCGTCGGCAAGTTCGACAAGAAGCGGCTGCGCGCGTCCTACTCCGAGGGAAAGCTCGACATCTCACACCTCTGA